One genomic segment of Nonomuraea coxensis DSM 45129 includes these proteins:
- a CDS encoding bifunctional FO biosynthesis protein CofGH, translating to MDLVNDSALRRALARARDGKTLDVTEATVLLHARDEHLDALLEHASRVRDAGLESAGRPGVVTYSRKVFIPLTRLCRDRCGYCTFATAPHKLESPFLSPDEVLEIARQGAAMGCKEALFTLGDRPEDRWRQAREWLDAHGYDDTLSYVRAMAIRVLEETGLLPHLNPGVMSWRDLQRLKPVAPSMGMMLETTSRRLFEEKGQPHHGSPDKDPAVRLRVLEDAGRSNVPFTTGILIGIGETIQDRAESIFAIRRVAREYGGVQEVIVQNFRAKPDTAMRGMPDADLQELAATIAVTRLVLGPKARVQAPPNLVDAEYALMLRAGIDDWGGVSPLTPDHVNPERPWPQIEELAARTAAAGFALRERLTIYPEYVLAGEPWLDPRLSAHVAALADPETGLAREDAVLQGRPWQEPDGGFVPAGRVDLHVEVDTDGRTHDRRADFDHVYGDWEALKDRLGTATPTTPGDVRQALRRAAADPAGLTDDEAVALLGADGEALEELAAIADDLRRQAAGDDVTYVVNRNINFTNVCYTGCRFCAFAQRRTDADAYTLSLDQVADRAQEAWEAGATEVCMQGGIHPDLPGAAYFDIARAVKARTPDMHVHAFSPMEVINGASRTNLSVREWLEAAKEAGVDSLPGTAAEILDDDVRWVLTKGKLPAKEWIDVITTAHKVGIPTTSTMMYGHVDNHLHWVRHIKLIRRLQEETGGFSEFVLLPFVHTSAPIYLAGIARPGPTARENRAVHALARILLHGAIGNIQCSWVKLQDDLCRQVLQGGVNDLGGTLMEETISRMAGSENGSYKTISELRAMVEVTGRPVRQRTTEYGVPSAERLAASAASDGVCQSVRRVLPLA from the coding sequence ATGGACCTCGTCAACGATTCCGCGCTCCGCCGCGCTCTCGCCCGCGCCCGCGACGGCAAGACCCTCGACGTCACCGAGGCCACAGTGCTGCTGCACGCGCGGGACGAGCACCTCGACGCCCTCCTGGAGCACGCCTCCCGCGTCCGCGACGCCGGCCTTGAGTCCGCCGGCCGGCCAGGGGTCGTCACCTACAGCAGGAAGGTGTTCATCCCGCTGACCAGGTTGTGCAGGGACCGGTGCGGCTACTGCACGTTCGCCACCGCGCCGCACAAGCTTGAGTCGCCCTTCCTGAGCCCGGACGAGGTCCTGGAGATCGCCAGGCAGGGCGCGGCGATGGGATGCAAGGAGGCGCTGTTCACGCTGGGGGACCGGCCGGAGGACCGCTGGCGCCAGGCCCGCGAGTGGCTGGACGCGCACGGCTACGACGACACGCTGTCGTACGTGCGGGCCATGGCGATCAGGGTCCTGGAGGAGACCGGCCTGCTGCCGCACCTCAACCCCGGGGTGATGAGCTGGCGGGACCTGCAGCGGCTCAAGCCCGTCGCGCCGTCCATGGGGATGATGCTGGAGACGACGTCGCGGCGGCTGTTCGAGGAGAAGGGGCAGCCGCACCACGGCTCGCCGGACAAGGACCCGGCGGTGCGGCTGCGGGTGCTGGAGGACGCCGGACGCAGCAACGTGCCGTTCACCACCGGCATCCTCATCGGCATCGGGGAGACCATCCAGGACCGGGCCGAGTCGATCTTCGCGATCCGGCGGGTGGCCCGCGAGTACGGCGGCGTCCAGGAGGTCATCGTCCAGAACTTCCGCGCCAAGCCGGACACCGCGATGCGCGGCATGCCCGACGCCGACCTCCAGGAGCTGGCCGCCACCATCGCCGTCACGCGCCTGGTGCTCGGCCCGAAGGCCCGCGTCCAGGCCCCGCCGAACCTGGTGGACGCCGAGTACGCGCTCATGCTCCGCGCCGGCATCGACGACTGGGGCGGCGTCTCCCCGCTCACCCCCGACCACGTCAACCCCGAGCGGCCCTGGCCGCAGATCGAGGAGCTGGCCGCCCGCACCGCCGCGGCCGGGTTCGCGCTGCGCGAGCGCCTGACCATCTACCCCGAGTACGTGCTGGCCGGCGAGCCCTGGCTGGACCCGCGCCTGTCCGCGCACGTGGCCGCGCTCGCCGACCCGGAGACCGGCCTGGCCCGCGAGGACGCCGTGCTCCAGGGCCGCCCGTGGCAGGAGCCGGACGGCGGCTTCGTCCCGGCCGGGCGGGTGGACCTGCACGTCGAGGTGGACACCGACGGGCGCACCCACGACCGGCGCGCCGACTTCGACCACGTCTACGGCGACTGGGAGGCGCTGAAGGACCGCCTCGGCACGGCGACGCCCACGACGCCCGGCGACGTGCGGCAGGCGCTGCGCAGGGCGGCGGCCGACCCGGCCGGGCTCACCGACGACGAGGCCGTGGCCCTGCTCGGCGCGGACGGCGAGGCGCTGGAGGAGCTGGCCGCCATCGCCGACGACCTGCGGCGGCAGGCGGCCGGCGACGACGTCACCTACGTCGTCAACAGGAACATCAACTTCACCAACGTCTGCTACACCGGCTGCCGGTTCTGCGCGTTCGCGCAGCGGCGCACGGACGCCGACGCCTACACGCTGAGCCTGGACCAGGTGGCCGACCGGGCGCAGGAGGCGTGGGAGGCCGGCGCGACCGAGGTGTGCATGCAGGGCGGCATCCATCCCGACCTGCCGGGGGCCGCCTACTTCGACATCGCGAGGGCGGTGAAGGCCCGTACGCCGGACATGCACGTGCACGCCTTCTCGCCGATGGAGGTCATCAACGGCGCGTCCAGGACGAACCTGTCCGTACGGGAGTGGCTGGAGGCCGCCAAGGAAGCCGGCGTGGACTCGCTGCCGGGCACGGCGGCCGAGATCCTGGACGACGACGTGCGCTGGGTGCTCACCAAGGGCAAGCTGCCGGCGAAGGAGTGGATCGACGTCATCACCACGGCCCACAAGGTGGGCATCCCGACCACGTCCACGATGATGTACGGCCACGTGGACAACCACCTGCACTGGGTCAGGCACATCAAGCTGATCAGGCGGCTGCAGGAGGAGACCGGCGGGTTCTCGGAGTTCGTGCTGCTGCCGTTCGTGCACACGAGCGCGCCGATCTATCTGGCCGGCATCGCCCGCCCCGGCCCCACGGCGCGCGAGAACCGGGCCGTGCACGCCCTGGCCAGGATCCTGCTGCACGGCGCGATCGGCAACATCCAGTGCTCGTGGGTCAAGCTCCAGGACGACCTGTGCCGTCAGGTGCTCCAGGGCGGCGTGAACGACCTCGGCGGCACGCTCATGGAGGAGACCATCAGCCGCATGGCGGGCTCGGAGAACGGCTCGTACAAGACGATCAGCGAGCTGCGGGCCATGGTCGAGGTCACCGGGCGGCCGGTGCGCCAGCGCACCACCGAGTACGGCGTCCCGTCGGCGGAGCGGCTGGCCGCCTCGGCGGCGAGCGACGGCGTCTGCCAGAGCGTACGGCGGGTGTTGCCGCTCGCTTAG
- a CDS encoding substrate-binding and VWA domain-containing protein, producing the protein MRLGRHRAALSTEQRRKKALRRGVLAGLAAVAIVAASLTVVLGGAGALCSTREPVLVSVAAAVDVAPAVMEAAGRFNDTKASVGGRCVLIQVTEQPPATVLRTLIGDRAGVLRERPDGWIADSSAWIRLARQRGASSLPAGESVVATSPLVFATRQSLARRFSVGNTEMNWRMVFPSTARGRLTPTDGEPDVVRVPDPSLAGAGIATVAAARDVVGTGPEADKALTAFVRWAQAGSAPDYRSMLAAVDDRTFWQRPVVIVPEQSVWNHNQRPSADPVVALHPREGTIDLDYPYVVTATDPVVAEASTAFADWLTGPEAQQIVRRAGFRSGDGEEGPLSPGPLLPTAAPKVRTSVTPQDIDEALRAWSRLAPPTNILVLADTSKHMAEPLKGSTRVQVALEAARIGLQLFPVSTHMGLWEFAGGLGQVRGYRELVGLGPINEPESGQVVRRSRLEEATATVTAHPGRASSLYDAVLSGFRRVSGEYREEMNNTLLVITSGKDDGKGISRERLVDTLRREWRPDRPVQIIVIAFGSGVDRAALGEITAATNGSLHEAQRPDEIIDVFLAALARRLCHPTCKPPA; encoded by the coding sequence GTGCGGTTGGGTCGGCATCGCGCCGCGCTCTCCACCGAGCAGCGGCGCAAGAAGGCGTTACGGCGTGGTGTGCTGGCCGGGCTCGCGGCCGTGGCCATCGTCGCCGCCTCGCTGACCGTGGTGCTCGGCGGCGCCGGCGCGCTCTGCTCGACGCGGGAGCCCGTTCTGGTGAGCGTCGCGGCGGCGGTGGACGTGGCGCCCGCCGTCATGGAGGCGGCCGGGCGGTTCAACGACACCAAGGCGTCCGTGGGCGGCCGGTGCGTGCTCATCCAGGTGACCGAGCAGCCGCCGGCCACCGTCCTGCGCACCCTCATCGGCGACCGCGCGGGCGTGCTGCGCGAGCGGCCAGACGGGTGGATCGCCGACTCCTCGGCCTGGATCCGGCTGGCCCGCCAGCGGGGGGCCAGCTCGCTGCCGGCCGGGGAGAGCGTCGTCGCGACCTCGCCGCTGGTGTTCGCCACGCGGCAGTCGCTGGCGCGGCGCTTCTCCGTGGGCAACACCGAGATGAACTGGCGGATGGTCTTCCCGTCCACCGCGCGCGGGCGGCTGACGCCCACGGACGGCGAGCCCGACGTCGTACGCGTGCCCGATCCCTCGCTGGCCGGGGCGGGCATCGCGACCGTGGCCGCCGCCCGTGACGTGGTCGGCACCGGGCCGGAGGCCGACAAGGCGCTGACCGCGTTCGTGCGCTGGGCGCAGGCGGGGTCGGCGCCCGACTACCGCAGCATGCTGGCGGCGGTCGACGACCGTACGTTCTGGCAGCGGCCGGTGGTCATCGTGCCGGAGCAGTCCGTGTGGAACCACAACCAGCGGCCCTCCGCCGACCCCGTCGTGGCGCTGCATCCGCGCGAGGGGACCATCGACCTCGACTACCCCTACGTCGTCACCGCCACCGACCCGGTCGTGGCCGAGGCTTCCACGGCGTTCGCCGACTGGCTGACGGGGCCGGAGGCGCAGCAGATCGTGCGGCGGGCCGGGTTCCGGTCGGGCGACGGCGAGGAGGGGCCGCTCTCGCCGGGGCCGCTGCTCCCCACCGCCGCCCCCAAGGTGCGTACGTCGGTCACGCCGCAGGACATCGACGAGGCGCTGCGCGCCTGGAGCAGGCTCGCCCCGCCCACCAACATCCTGGTGCTGGCCGACACCAGCAAGCACATGGCCGAGCCGCTGAAGGGCAGCACCCGCGTGCAGGTGGCGCTGGAGGCCGCCAGGATCGGGCTCCAGCTCTTCCCGGTCTCCACGCACATGGGGCTGTGGGAGTTCGCCGGCGGGCTGGGTCAGGTCAGGGGCTACCGGGAGCTGGTCGGGCTCGGGCCGATCAACGAGCCGGAGAGCGGGCAGGTCGTCAGGCGCAGCCGCCTGGAGGAGGCCACCGCCACCGTCACCGCCCATCCCGGACGGGCCAGCTCGCTCTACGACGCCGTGCTCAGCGGTTTCCGCCGGGTGAGCGGCGAGTACCGCGAGGAGATGAACAACACGCTGCTGGTGATCACGTCTGGCAAGGACGACGGCAAGGGCATCAGCCGCGAACGGCTCGTGGACACGCTGCGCCGCGAGTGGCGGCCGGACCGGCCGGTGCAGATCATCGTCATCGCCTTCGGCTCCGGTGTGGACCGTGCGGCGCTCGGCGAGATCACCGCCGCCACGAACGGCTCCCTGCACGAGGCGCAGCGGCCGGACGAGATCATCGACGTCTTCCTCGCGGCGCTGGCCCGCCGCCTGTGCCACCCCACCTGCAAGCCCCCCGCATGA
- a CDS encoding lytic polysaccharide monooxygenase codes for MRRMLTFVAVAAVAVAATLFNTGPALAHGYVNSPPSRQANCAAGKVPDCGNIVYEPQSVEGPKGLRTCNAGLAQFAQLNDDSKPWPVASVGTTVTFTWTFTARHATANYQYYIGSTKVAEFSGGNQQPPATVSHTVNLSGFTGRQKVLAIWNISDTANAFYSCIDLQVGGGGGTPTPTPTVTATPTPTPTPTPTTTAPSGTWRAGVAYAVGSTVTYNGLTYRCVQAHTSLAGWEPPNVPALWQRV; via the coding sequence ATGCGAAGGATGCTCACGTTTGTCGCCGTGGCGGCGGTCGCCGTCGCCGCCACGCTCTTCAACACCGGGCCCGCCCTGGCCCACGGGTACGTCAACTCGCCCCCCAGCCGGCAGGCGAACTGCGCCGCCGGCAAGGTCCCCGACTGCGGCAACATCGTCTACGAGCCGCAGAGCGTCGAGGGGCCGAAGGGCCTGCGCACCTGCAACGCCGGCCTGGCACAGTTCGCCCAGCTCAACGACGACAGCAAGCCCTGGCCGGTGGCGTCGGTCGGCACCACGGTGACCTTCACGTGGACGTTCACCGCCCGGCACGCGACCGCGAACTACCAGTACTACATCGGCAGCACCAAGGTCGCCGAGTTCAGCGGCGGCAACCAGCAGCCGCCCGCGACGGTCTCGCACACCGTGAACCTGTCCGGCTTCACCGGCCGCCAGAAGGTCCTCGCGATCTGGAACATCTCCGACACCGCCAACGCCTTCTACTCCTGCATCGACCTCCAGGTCGGCGGGGGCGGCGGCACCCCGACCCCCACCCCGACCGTGACCGCGACGCCCACCCCGACGCCGACGCCGACGCCGACCACCACCGCCCCCTCGGGCACGTGGCGCGCGGGCGTCGCGTACGCGGTCGGCAGCACGGTGACCTACAACGGCCTCACCTACCGGTGCGTCCAGGCCCACACCTCGCTCGCCGGCTGGGAGCCGCCGAACGTCCCGGCGCTCTGGCAGCGCGTGTGA